In Leifsonia sp. PS1209, the genomic stretch GGCCGGGTTGGCTGCGCCGTCGGCCGCGGCGGACATCCCGAGCGGGAAGCCGAGCGAGACGCCGAAGCCCCACAGCACCGTGCCGATCACGACCAGCCAGAGCGGCCCGCCGAGGATGAAGATGAGCAGCCCCGCCGCACCGAGGCCCGCGGTGATGCGGATGGCGAGGACGCGGCCGATGCGGTCGACGATCGGTCCGCCGAGCACGCGGCCGAGCGTCATGGCCGCCACGAAGAACCCGAAGACGAGGGCGCCGGTCGAGTTGCTCTGGTCGTGTCCGTCGACCACGGCGAGCGAGATCCAGTCGTTGGCCGATCCTTCGCCGAAGGCCATGCCGAGCATCACGACGCCGATCAGGATGAGCCGCCAGTCCGCCCACACGGCGAGCCCGTCGCGCATCCGCTGACGGAACGGCACGGCGGGCTTCTCCGCCACTTCGTCGCCGAGATCGGCCTCGCGCGGCACGTAGCGCACGGCGATCACGATGGACACGGCGACCACCACGGCGATGACGGCGAGGTGCCAGGACACGTCGATGCCGAGCGCGGCGGCCGCGGCTCCCACGCCGGCGCCGATGACCGTGCCGAGGCTGAAGCAGGCGTGCATCAGCGGCATCAGCGTCTTGCCGATCTCGCGCTCGACGGCCGTGCCTTCGACGTTCATCATCACGTCGACCATCCCGTTGCCGAAGCCGAGCAGGATCAGCCCGATGGCCACAACGGGCACCGAGTGGGCGACGGATGCGCCGACGCCGACGAGCACGAGTCCCACCGAGACGATGAACAGGCCGGCCACCATGCCCTTGTGCGGGCCGAAGCGGATCAGGATGGGCGACGACGCGGCGAGGCCGACGATCGCGCCGATGGACATCCCGAGGATGAGCAGCCCGACCGCCGAGGGGTCCTTGCCGAGTTCGAGGCCGTCGCGCACTCCCGGGATGCGGGCGACCCAGCTGGCCAGCGACAGGCCGCTGAGGATGAAGATCACGAACACCGCATTGCGCCAGGCGAGCAGTTCGCGGCGGCTTCTGGTGCTGGTCGGGGTCGTCTGCGACATCGGCTTATCCTGCGGGTGAGAGGGGCGAAATGGTACTCGAATCGTTTCGATCGAAACGATTCGACTAAGCTACCACACGTGAACGACACGAGCACGACCCCCGAAGCAGGAGCGGCCGGCAGCGTCCGTCCGACGCTCGCCGCCGTCGCCAGGCTGGCCGGCGTCTCCAACTCGACGGCCTCCCTCGCCTTCAGCGGCACCGGCCCGGTGTCCGACGCCACCAGGGAGCGCGTCCTCTCCGCCGCCAAAGAACTCAACTACGCGGGTCCAGACCCGCGCGCCCGCTCCCTGCGGCGGGGCCGCTCCGGCATCGTCGGCGTGGTGATGGAGGAGCGCGTCGGCGACGCCTTCCGCGACCCGATCAAGATCGCGCTCCTCGACGGCATCTCCGACGAGATCGCCGTCATCGACGCCGGACTCCTCATCCTCACCGACGCCGGCGAGGCCGCGCAGCGCATCGAGGACGCCCCGATGGATGCCGTGGTCCTCATCGGTTGCAGCCCCCGCCTCGACGAGTCGGTCGCCATGCTCCGCCAGCGCGGCATCCCGCTGGTCGCGATCGAGGGCGACCCGGCCGACGACGTCCTCACCATCGCCCAGGACAACCGGGAGGCCACCCGCGTGGCCGCACAGCACCTCGCCGACCTCGGCCACACCGACGTCTCCGTCGTCACCCTCTCGCTCACCCGCGACCGCGCCCGCGGCCCGCTCACCGACGAGCGTCTCGCCGCCGGAAGCTCGAACACCACCCTGGAGCGCCTGTCCGGCGTCCGCGACGTGTTCCCGGATGCGGGCGGCTACGTCACCCGCGGCTCCTTCGTGGAGGAGGGCCGCATCGCCGGGCACGCACTGCTCGACGATCCGGACGACCGTCCGACCGCGATCATCGCCCAGAGCGACCTGCTCGCCGCCGGGGTGATCCGCGCGGCGGAGGAGGTCGGGCTGGCCGTGCCTGCCGACCTCAGCGTGGTCGGCTTCGACGGCGTCCGCGTCGACGGGCTCTGGCCGTACGACCTGACCACCCTCGTCCAGCCGGCCATCGACAAAGGCAGGGCGGCGGGGGTGGCGATCGTGGAGATGCTGGAGGGCGGCGTCGCGCACCCCGCCACGTTCACGAGCGTCTTCCACCTGGGCAACACCACGGCGGCTCCGCGCGCGCACTGATGGGCGCGCAT encodes the following:
- a CDS encoding MFS transporter — encoded protein: MSQTTPTSTRSRRELLAWRNAVFVIFILSGLSLASWVARIPGVRDGLELGKDPSAVGLLILGMSIGAIVGLAASSPILIRFGPHKGMVAGLFIVSVGLVLVGVGASVAHSVPVVAIGLILLGFGNGMVDVMMNVEGTAVEREIGKTLMPLMHACFSLGTVIGAGVGAAAAALGIDVSWHLAVIAVVVAVSIVIAVRYVPREADLGDEVAEKPAVPFRQRMRDGLAVWADWRLILIGVVMLGMAFGEGSANDWISLAVVDGHDQSNSTGALVFGFFVAAMTLGRVLGGPIVDRIGRVLAIRITAGLGAAGLLIFILGGPLWLVVIGTVLWGFGVSLGFPLGMSAAADGAANPAARVSAVAIIGYCAFLVGPPVIGFLGKEFGLLNALYLVLVLLVAAFVAAGAVRPSTTAAPAAAADPAS
- a CDS encoding LacI family DNA-binding transcriptional regulator, whose translation is MNDTSTTPEAGAAGSVRPTLAAVARLAGVSNSTASLAFSGTGPVSDATRERVLSAAKELNYAGPDPRARSLRRGRSGIVGVVMEERVGDAFRDPIKIALLDGISDEIAVIDAGLLILTDAGEAAQRIEDAPMDAVVLIGCSPRLDESVAMLRQRGIPLVAIEGDPADDVLTIAQDNREATRVAAQHLADLGHTDVSVVTLSLTRDRARGPLTDERLAAGSSNTTLERLSGVRDVFPDAGGYVTRGSFVEEGRIAGHALLDDPDDRPTAIIAQSDLLAAGVIRAAEEVGLAVPADLSVVGFDGVRVDGLWPYDLTTLVQPAIDKGRAAGVAIVEMLEGGVAHPATFTSVFHLGNTTAAPRAH